The DNA region AGCTTTGAGCCAATGCAACTTCCACCATTCTCGCTCACGGATTCCCTACTCCTCCTCAAAGGAAGGAGGAAAAAGGACTACACGAGTGAGGAAGTTGAAGTGTTGAAAAAACTTGACGAGAGGTTAGAAAGATTGAGCTTTGGGTTGTCTGTCGTTGGCTCGCTTCTTTCTGAGCTTCCCATTTCACCATTGGAGCTCCTTGAAGAAATTGATCGGATATCAGTTAACGATGGCAATTTTTTGTCATGGGGAAACGAGGATTGCTTCTGGAGGTGCAAAATCTTCTTGATGAAAACCCTGGTGTTTTGCTTCGCAGTGGTGGATCAAGCTACAGGAAGAAGCCTGGCGTCAAGAATGGCCCTAAGTGGTGCGTGGTTTGCTTCCGCTCCAGTTTCTTCAAATCTCTTAGCAGCTGCCTCCAACAACTTACCTACGAAGGGAAGCTTTTGCCAATGGGGAAAAGGTCTCACCGATGTGTTCCTCTGTGCCTCCAAATGCTGTTTAGCAGCGAGTCAAGCAAGAAAGAGCGAGGTAGACTCCGCTATGCTACTGGTGAATCTCGGCCTGGCAAAGAGAAGCACGAAGCAGCCAGGTTGCTGGATCCAACTCCATCCAATCACGCAAGTGTTTGCCAAAAGGAAGGGCGGGCTGCCGCCGGCGAAGGCCGCAGTCCATGGAGCCATGAGGGCTGGCAATGCGGCAATGAACTTGGATCACCTGTGGGCTTCGGCGTTCCTTGTCTTCGGCTTCAAACAAGAGCCGCCTGTTGTGCAGCTCAGCGCACTGGACATGGTCTTCTTTATCAAAACGACCGCCCTTCCTTTAGCAATCCGATCCTTCATGACATTCTCAAGGTGCAATTCAGCTCTGGAGCTGCTGAAGGTGTGCACCAATGCACTCGAGGAAGCGGAGAAATCGTTCGTCTCTCAAATACAGGATTGGCGCCAAGGCAGATTGTGCTGGAAGAAGAAGCTCCAGTCCAACCAGAAGAAGGTGGACGAGTATGTCTGGCAGGATGTGACACTGCTGAAAGCCACCATGCTCGAGACCAGAGCCAAGTTGCTGCTGAGAGGAGGCCATTTCGATGAAGGGGAGGAACTCTGCAGGACCTGCGTCAGTATAAGGACCGTGATGCTAGGCCACAACCATGGTCAGACCTTGGCGGCTCAGGAAACACTGGCCAAGCTAGTCAGGTTTCGACGAAAGATGTGATGGTGTAAGAACATGCAAACGCATGCATCTATCATGTTCGGTGAAAATAGAAGATCAGAATTGAGATTTGATAACAAATTTTCTCAGTCATTCACTGACAATAGATCCTCATGATGAAGGCTTACCGAGCTTGAATTATGTTATCATTAATCCTTTTACCGTGGTTTTGATGAACCAAGCAGATGAAGCAAATAGATTTCTCAAAAATTTATGTGAAGGTCGTTTTATAGCCATCAAATTCCTCGCCTGTTTTCTTGTTTATTATCCTAATAATTTCCAGAAAGGAGGAACGCGTCAAACATAGAACAGGGTCCCCACTTTCTCTGCGCCATGCAAAGATGTCACCTTGCAAAGCCAGACATGGCTTCCACCCCTCCTCGAACCGCGTCTGTCCTCACAAAAATGGCGTTTCCTTCCAACCCTTCCTCCTATATATCTCCCCCTTTCGTCCTTCCCTTCCCTCAGGCCTGCAAGTCTGTAATAGCCAAGGAGAGGAAGAATCCCTCCAAGACTCATCTTTCTCATCTCTTCCCCCCGCCGAAGCCATCCCCATGGAGATGAGGAAGATCGCCTGCGCCGCATTGGTCTTGGCTACCGCCGCCACCACCGCCCTCGCCGCCGAGGCTCCAGCCCCCGGCCCCGCCAGCGCCTCCTTCGCCGTCACACCCCCCGTCGGAGCCGCTATTGCTgcctccttcctctccttcttcgccTTCTATCTGCAGTAACctcgtcaagaagaagaagaacccttgGAGCTCGATAAGTCAATATATAATGTCCCTTATTATCTATGCCTTTTGTCTCTACTTTTTCCTTCCGCAGCGTGTTTAATTTCTACGTATTGTGAGATTGTGAACGACCTTTTAATGTGATAAAAAGAGTTCCTTTTCATTGTGTTTCACATTCTTCATAGCTTTTTTTCCTCAAATTACAGCATAAATTAAACAACAAGATAGTGAATTGTAATGCAATCTACAATGCTAGTTGGTTTTGGATTCTGATCCATACTTGTGACCAGACAATAGGCTCTTTGTCAACCAGATTGCTGTCTCCCTGGATGACACTGCCTCCTCCCCAAATGGCCTCAGAATGCCTGCCAATTCATCAAGCCTCTCTTGCTGCAGCAGCTGTGCACACAGCTCCAGCAGAGACTCTAGGGCATTAGCCCTCTGTTGGATTATGCTCAAGCTCTCCCATTCACCTCTTGTGTTGTTGCCTCCGTGAGGTGGAGTCACAGTGCTGATGGCTGGTGCTTCTTCTCTTGCATAACCATTGTTTGCCTCATCTGCATTTTTAATATCTTTCTTGTGGTTACTTGCTCCTGCTGTTTCATCATCCACTGTCATATCCTTTGGTTCCTCGAGAGATATCTCTTGCCCAATATCAGTGTGGAGTGTAGTTCTAGAGCTCCCTGGATCAATCCTCTTGATCTCATCATCACGATTCAAGCAACCAATCGAGTCATGATCATTACCAGACCCGTTCGATGGGCAAAAATTGTTCTTTACAGGTGCACCTTCTGATACCTGGATATTCAATCTTTCAACTTCGCCATTGTGCAACTCTTGGTGTCTTTGCCTTCTTCCCTGTTTCTCTTGTGGAATGTTGCTGTTTGATTGTATTGGGAGGTAGAGAGGTGAAGGATTGAAGGATGCTGCAAGATACTTCTGTAGGTAGGGGTCCCTTAACAGTTCTGAAGCCTGAAatgcaaggaaaaaagaaatgatACAAGATATCAAATTGAGACGATACAAGATGTCGGAGTGTATGTGAATATTACTATAGGTCTATGTTCAGGGCTTTTCCTCAGCATACACTTGATCAATCTCTTCCTGTCACTCACAGGAGTCATTACATCGAAACCTATAGAAAATAATGGTTCAAAGGAAAACTCACAGTGAAGAGGAGTAAATGGGGGGCATTGGAGCTATGGATGATTTGTTGATTTTGTTGATCAATCCTTGCATATCCTGTTTGaagaattcaatgaatcatttgcATTTCAAGAGCCTAGTTATGGTATCAAATACTTACTGCAGCTTTGTAGGCTGGTCGATGAGCCGCTATCTCGAACATGCAACAACCTGATTCAGTCATAGACAGCAAAATTGTCATCACACCGAATCCTAACGATAGGAACTACTCCAAAATCTTTTTGGAGGATCTTACCAAGGGACCATATATCTGATTTGTAGCCATATGGTATGTCTGCTAAAATTTCCGGGCACATGTAGTTTGGAGTGCCTACAACCTACACATGTAGGAGCAAACTCATTAAGAGAACTAATCGAATTACATGAATTGTGATCATATATTTGGGATAAAACTGCAACTAGGAAATGAAATGTATTATACCGATGAAGTAAGGTCTTCTGAGTTAAGTAATTTTGCAAGTCCAAAATCACCTACAGCCAAAGTAATGTTAATAAACAAGCTAGTCTATCATAATTAGTATGACTGATGAGAGTTGCTATCGTCTAACCGAGTCGAACATTATCATCCTTGGTAAGAAAGATATTGGAACACTGAAACCAAAAAGCAGATGAATCAGATATGTATAGTATAATCGCCGCCATCAGAAGAGAGAGTTTGAATTATCGACCTTGAGATCTCGATGCAGAACACGGTTCGAATGGAGGTAATCCACAGCCAAGAGCAACTGTGTCAGCCATTTGCACACCCTCTGCAGTAGGATACAATCAACTAACATAATCTTGTTGGGAACAATCAGACTCAACACAGTACTCACATCCTCTGAGAAGAACCCTCCTCTGGCCCTCTTTATTTTTGCAGCCCTGTTTCATTTCATTTGGAGTTGGAATTTTAATGGCAACCTAAAGGAACACTAAAAAGAGGAATCTGAAAATGGTGATGCATACATGTCTCCTCCTTCACAGTATCCTGTCACAATGCATACAGAGTTCCCCTGTAAACGCAGAGCATCAGTATGTGGTTGAGGCCATGATAAGAGCATTTGCATGTACATGTACCTTCTCCACCCATCCATCCCTGTACTCCACGATGTAGGGATTGCTCAAGCTCGCGATCAGAGCCATCTGTTCGATGCAGAGAAAGCGTATCAACCGGAGATAGAGCTGATCCAATTGGATCGAGCATGGATTCTATAGATACCTCCTGGTAAGCGGTGCGATGGAATTTCTCCGTCTGCTTCGTCAGG from Zingiber officinale cultivar Zhangliang chromosome 4B, Zo_v1.1, whole genome shotgun sequence includes:
- the LOC121975536 gene encoding uncharacterized protein LOC121975536; the encoded protein is MSPCKARHGFHPSSNRVCPHKNGVSFQPFLLYISPFRPSLPSGLQVCNSQGEEESLQDSSFSSLPPAEAIPMEMRKIACAALVLATAATTALAAEAPAPGPASASFAVTPPVGAAIAASFLSFFAFYLQ
- the LOC121975534 gene encoding serine/threonine-protein kinase Nek6-like, with the translated sequence MEAGAGGGGGGEESYEVVEQIGRGSFGAAFLVVHKAERKRYVMKRIRLTKQTEKFHRTAYQEMALIASLSNPYIVEYRDGWVEKGNSVCIVTGYCEGGDMAAKIKRARGGFFSEDRVCKWLTQLLLAVDYLHSNRVLHRDLKCSNIFLTKDDNVRLGDFGLAKLLNSEDLTSSVVGTPNYMCPEILADIPYGYKSDIWSLGCCMFEIAAHRPAYKAADMQGLINKINKSSIAPMPPIYSSSLKRLIKCMLRKSPEHRPIASELLRDPYLQKYLAASFNPSPLYLPIQSNSNIPQEKQGRRQRHQELHNGEVERLNIQVSEGAPVKNNFCPSNGSGNDHDSIGCLNRDDEIKRIDPGSSRTTLHTDIGQEISLEEPKDMTVDDETAGASNHKKDIKNADEANNGYAREEAPAISTVTPPHGGNNTRGEWESLSIIQQRANALESLLELCAQLLQQERLDELAGILRPFGEEAVSSRETAIWLTKSLLSGHKYGSESKTN